Proteins encoded within one genomic window of Rhodoflexus caldus:
- the efp gene encoding elongation factor P produces the protein MASASDLSMGSFIRYNNDICQIIEWQHRTPGNLRAFYQATMRNIRTGGKAEARFRPDESVEIVRVETRELQYLYREGDSLVCMDNETYEQPYINASLFGDSVDFLKEGTMVTVSFDGETPVLGQLPHTVVLEITYTEPGIKGDTATKTLKPATLETGAQIKVPLFCDIGEKIKIDTRTREYMERVKE, from the coding sequence ATGGCATCAGCATCTGATTTATCGATGGGTTCTTTCATTAGGTACAACAATGATATTTGTCAAATCATTGAGTGGCAACACCGTACACCCGGCAACCTCCGTGCTTTTTATCAGGCAACTATGCGCAACATTCGCACCGGTGGTAAGGCTGAGGCGCGTTTTCGCCCCGATGAAAGCGTTGAAATTGTTCGTGTAGAAACCCGCGAATTGCAATATCTCTACCGCGAGGGCGATAGCCTTGTATGTATGGACAATGAAACTTACGAACAGCCCTACATCAATGCTTCCTTGTTTGGCGATAGCGTGGATTTCTTGAAAGAAGGCACCATGGTAACGGTGAGCTTCGACGGCGAAACACCGGTACTTGGACAGTTGCCTCATACGGTAGTGCTGGAAATTACTTATACCGAGCCGGGTATCAAAGGCGATACAGCCACTAAAACCCTGAAACCTGCTACACTGGAAACAGGCGCTCAAATCAAAGTTCCTCTGTTCTGCGACATTGGCGAGAAAATCAAGATTGATACCCGCACCCGCGAATACATGGAACGTGTGAAAGAATAA
- a CDS encoding peroxiredoxin has translation MALPLYSQAPDFTLPSTSGSNFRLSRDMAGKPCIIYFYPKDFTSVCTAEACSFRDHFEAFRNLDIAVIGISRDSIATHLRFIKQYQLPFELLSDEDGKVTKLYHAAIPLIGMPKRITYLLDAAHKIVAVHEALFEGSEHVRTMLQALNARQ, from the coding sequence ATGGCATTACCGCTCTACTCCCAAGCACCTGATTTTACACTGCCTTCAACCTCGGGCAGCAATTTCCGACTCTCACGAGATATGGCAGGCAAGCCTTGCATCATTTACTTCTACCCCAAAGATTTCACTAGTGTATGCACGGCAGAGGCTTGCAGTTTCCGCGACCATTTCGAGGCCTTTCGCAACCTTGATATAGCCGTCATTGGCATCAGCCGCGACAGTATTGCTACTCATCTCCGTTTTATCAAACAATACCAGTTGCCCTTTGAGCTGCTTTCCGATGAAGACGGAAAAGTAACCAAGTTGTATCATGCTGCCATTCCTCTGATAGGTATGCCCAAGCGCATCACATATTTGTTAGATGCCGCCCATAAGATAGTAGCAGTACACGAGGCGTTGTTTGAAGGCAGCGAGCATGTGCGCACCATGCTGCAAGCACTGAATGCCCGACAATAA
- the pnuC gene encoding nicotinamide riboside transporter PnuC — protein MPDNNPRKLEMTSFWQSVVEYFYNSPIELLGAVLTVICVWLNTRQNIWGWPIGILSIICYIWVFYEVYLLGDFLLNIYFLLLSIYGWYNWLYGKGKEEKLPVTALPLQQLVTYIIVGSVAAFIFGEILARYTPASLPYWDATTTSFSVLAQWLLARKKIENWIFWIFVNVLYIGIYFAKDLFATSLVYAILLALAVKGYQHWKLELNH, from the coding sequence ATGCCCGACAATAATCCTCGCAAATTGGAGATGACCTCGTTTTGGCAGTCAGTTGTTGAATATTTTTACAATAGCCCTATCGAGCTATTGGGTGCTGTACTCACCGTTATATGTGTGTGGCTGAATACGCGCCAAAATATATGGGGGTGGCCAATCGGTATTTTAAGCATCATCTGCTACATCTGGGTTTTTTACGAAGTCTATCTTTTAGGCGATTTTCTTCTGAATATTTACTTCCTTTTGTTGAGTATTTACGGGTGGTATAATTGGCTGTACGGCAAGGGGAAAGAGGAAAAATTGCCGGTTACTGCACTGCCTTTACAACAATTGGTAACTTATATCATTGTTGGTTCGGTTGCAGCATTTATATTTGGAGAAATTTTGGCAAGATACACGCCCGCTTCCCTGCCGTACTGGGATGCAACCACCACCTCATTCAGTGTGTTGGCGCAGTGGCTGTTGGCCAGAAAAAAAATTGAAAATTGGATTTTTTGGATTTTTGTCAATGTATTATACATAGGTATTTACTTTGCAAAAGACTTGTTTGCTACCAGCTTAGTGTACGCTATTTTGTTGGCATTGGCAGTAAAAGGATATCAACATTGGAAATTAGAACTCAATCATTAA
- the pckA gene encoding phosphoenolpyruvate carboxykinase (ATP): MQQLSHVSEGLAALGLKPSKIFYNLPVGELIELALARGEGQLTDDGALMYDTGKFTGRAPKDRFIVKDAITADKVWWGDVNLPFDADKFDALLAKMIQWAEGKELFVRDAFAGADEKYRLRIRVIGQQASHNLFCHNMFIRPSREELQGFAPDFTVLALPEFQADPAVFGTRNPNFVIVNFTKRMVIIGGTGYTGETKKSIFSILNFLLPVNHGVLPMHCGANMGKDGDVAVFFGLSGTGKTTLSADPNRYLIGDDEHGWSDNGIFNFEGGCYAKVINLSKENEPDIWNAIRFGSLLENTRFIEGTRTVDFSNTSVTENTRVSYPIYFIHNALEHSIGGAPRHIFFLTCDAYGVLPPISRLNKAQAMYHFVSGYTAKVAGTELGVTEPTAVFSTCFGAPFMPLHPTQYAELLGKKLEENETTVWLVNTGWTGGPYGVGSRMKLPYTRAMITAAMDGSLAKMPMQSHNVFGVEVPAMCPGVPDHLLNPRNTWADKDAYDAKAQQLAQMFVHNFEKFSELANEEILAGAPKVAVS, encoded by the coding sequence ATGCAACAGTTATCTCATGTTTCAGAAGGATTGGCCGCTTTAGGCCTGAAACCAAGCAAGATTTTCTACAACCTGCCTGTTGGCGAGTTGATTGAACTCGCGCTTGCCAGAGGCGAAGGGCAGCTAACCGACGACGGCGCATTGATGTACGATACCGGTAAGTTTACAGGCCGTGCACCCAAAGACCGGTTCATCGTGAAAGATGCCATTACTGCCGATAAAGTATGGTGGGGCGATGTAAATCTTCCGTTTGATGCAGATAAGTTCGATGCCTTGTTGGCAAAAATGATTCAATGGGCGGAGGGTAAAGAACTGTTTGTACGAGATGCTTTTGCAGGTGCCGATGAAAAATACCGCCTTCGCATTCGCGTGATTGGGCAGCAGGCTTCGCACAACCTGTTTTGCCATAATATGTTCATCCGCCCTTCACGGGAAGAACTGCAAGGCTTTGCTCCCGATTTTACCGTGTTGGCCTTGCCTGAGTTTCAGGCAGACCCTGCTGTATTCGGTACGCGCAACCCCAACTTTGTTATCGTTAATTTCACTAAACGAATGGTCATCATTGGTGGCACGGGTTATACCGGTGAAACCAAAAAAAGCATTTTCAGTATCCTGAATTTCCTGTTGCCTGTTAATCATGGGGTTTTGCCGATGCACTGCGGCGCGAACATGGGCAAAGACGGCGATGTAGCGGTCTTCTTCGGTCTTTCAGGTACGGGTAAAACAACGCTTTCTGCCGACCCGAACCGCTACCTGATTGGCGACGATGAGCACGGCTGGTCTGATAACGGAATTTTCAACTTTGAGGGCGGTTGCTACGCCAAAGTAATCAACCTGAGCAAAGAAAACGAGCCCGATATTTGGAATGCTATCCGCTTTGGTTCTTTGCTGGAAAATACGCGTTTCATCGAAGGGACACGTACCGTAGATTTCTCCAATACCAGCGTTACGGAAAATACACGCGTTTCATATCCTATTTACTTTATTCACAACGCCTTAGAGCACTCAATTGGCGGCGCACCGCGTCATATTTTCTTCCTGACCTGCGATGCCTATGGCGTATTACCACCAATTTCTCGCTTGAACAAAGCGCAGGCCATGTACCACTTTGTTTCGGGTTATACAGCCAAAGTAGCGGGTACAGAGTTAGGCGTAACTGAACCTACGGCTGTATTTTCTACTTGCTTCGGTGCACCTTTCATGCCTTTGCACCCTACGCAGTATGCAGAACTGCTCGGCAAAAAATTAGAAGAAAACGAAACAACGGTATGGTTGGTTAATACAGGTTGGACAGGCGGCCCTTATGGAGTGGGTTCGCGTATGAAATTGCCTTATACACGTGCGATGATTACCGCAGCAATGGACGGCAGCCTTGCCAAAATGCCTATGCAGTCGCATAATGTATTTGGTGTGGAAGTTCCTGCCATGTGCCCGGGCGTGCCTGACCACTTGCTGAATCCACGCAATACATGGGCTGATAAAGATGCTTACGATGCTAAAGCACAGCAATTGGCGCAGATGTTCGTGCATAACTTTGAGAAGTTCAGCGAGCTCGCCAATGAAGAAATTCTGGCAGGTGCTCCCAAAGTTGCTGTCAGCTAG